From Staphylococcus sp. M0911, a single genomic window includes:
- the thiI gene encoding tRNA uracil 4-sulfurtransferase ThiI, whose amino-acid sequence MRYDHLIVRYGELTLKGSNRKKFVNQLKTNVTRALKPLEGFHIKGKRDRMYIELFEEADIDEIIHRLSKVYGIKSISPVLKTEKNDQAMANVAVQLAQSFDHGSTFKIDVKRSDKSYPKDTYELQREIGGAVLKNVEGLTVDVRQPQHEIRVEVRLDAIYIYVEVIQGSGGLPVGTGGKTLLMLSGGIDSPVAGMEVMKRGVTIEAIHFHSPPFTSEKAKEKVIELTRIMSERVGPIKLHIVPFTDLQKQINKSVHPRYTMTSTRRLMMRVADQLVHKIGALGIVNGENLGQVASQTLNSMYAINHVTSTPVLRPLLTLDKEDIVKKAKEIGTFEVSIQPYEDCCTIFTPKNPVTEPDFDKVVEYESVFNFDSMVDEAVENIETIMVDKNYKSEKDKSTDALMEDLF is encoded by the coding sequence ATGAGATATGACCACTTAATAGTTAGATATGGTGAGTTAACACTTAAAGGTTCAAACCGTAAAAAATTTGTGAATCAATTAAAAACTAATGTGACACGAGCTTTGAAGCCTTTAGAAGGATTCCATATTAAAGGTAAAAGAGATCGTATGTACATAGAGTTGTTCGAAGAAGCGGATATTGATGAAATCATACATCGATTATCTAAAGTGTATGGTATTAAATCAATCAGTCCGGTATTGAAAACAGAAAAGAATGATCAAGCCATGGCTAATGTCGCTGTGCAATTAGCGCAATCATTTGATCATGGTTCAACATTTAAGATTGACGTTAAGCGATCAGATAAGTCTTATCCTAAAGATACTTATGAGCTACAGCGAGAAATTGGTGGAGCAGTATTAAAAAATGTGGAAGGACTAACAGTAGATGTGAGACAACCACAACATGAAATTCGTGTAGAAGTGCGTTTAGATGCAATCTATATTTATGTGGAAGTCATTCAAGGATCCGGAGGTTTACCAGTTGGTACAGGCGGTAAAACGCTTTTGATGTTATCTGGAGGAATTGATTCACCTGTTGCAGGTATGGAAGTAATGAAACGTGGTGTGACAATTGAAGCGATACATTTCCATAGTCCGCCATTTACGAGTGAAAAAGCTAAAGAAAAAGTTATAGAACTGACACGTATAATGTCTGAACGTGTTGGTCCAATTAAATTACACATCGTGCCTTTTACAGATTTACAAAAACAAATCAATAAGTCAGTACATCCAAGATATACGATGACTTCCACTCGTCGATTAATGATGAGAGTGGCTGATCAATTAGTGCATAAAATTGGCGCTTTAGGTATCGTCAATGGTGAAAACCTTGGACAAGTTGCAAGTCAAACACTCAATAGCATGTATGCGATAAATCACGTTACATCAACGCCAGTGTTACGCCCTTTATTAACGCTTGATAAGGAAGATATTGTGAAAAAGGCTAAAGAAATTGGTACTTTCGAAGTTTCCATTCAACCTTATGAAGATTGTTGTACCATTTTCACCCCTAAAAACCCAGTAACAGAACCAGACTTTGATAAAGTTGTAGAATACGAAAGTGTATTTAACTTTGATAGTATGGTGGATGAAGCTGTCGAAAACATTGAAACAATTATGGTAGATAAAAATTATAAATCTGAAAAAGATAAATCAACTGATGCTTTAATGGAAGATTTATTCTAA
- a CDS encoding TSUP family transporter, with translation MEWDIYVILIIVLFGFLASFIDSVVGGGGLISTPALLAIGLPPAVALGTNKLASSFGTLTSTIKFIRSGNVDLKIVSKLFPFVLIASSAGAYLATLLPAQLLKPLIIIALSLVFIYTLVKKDWGSVRTFTTFTRMKAIMFVMAYLIIGFYDGFIGGGTGSFMLFVLLMFGFDFLSAAGNAKVLNFASNIGALILFMILGQVDYFYGLIMAVSMILGSYVGAQFAISKGVGYVKLLFITVTALLILKNAFDYLLPFFTN, from the coding sequence ATGGAATGGGATATATATGTCATATTGATTATTGTTTTGTTTGGATTTTTAGCATCATTTATTGATTCAGTCGTAGGTGGTGGAGGATTAATTTCTACTCCTGCACTACTAGCAATTGGATTGCCACCTGCAGTAGCACTAGGAACAAATAAATTAGCAAGTTCATTTGGGACACTGACAAGCACCATCAAGTTTATTAGATCAGGTAATGTTGATTTGAAAATAGTATCCAAACTGTTTCCGTTTGTCCTTATAGCATCATCAGCTGGTGCTTATTTAGCAACACTATTACCTGCACAACTTTTAAAACCATTAATTATTATTGCATTGTCATTAGTATTTATTTATACCTTAGTAAAAAAAGATTGGGGTTCAGTTAGGACGTTCACCACTTTCACACGAATGAAAGCCATTATGTTTGTCATGGCATATCTTATTATTGGTTTCTATGATGGATTTATTGGTGGTGGTACAGGGTCATTCATGTTATTTGTATTACTTATGTTTGGATTTGACTTTTTAAGTGCAGCAGGCAATGCTAAAGTACTCAATTTCGCATCCAATATAGGGGCTTTAATCTTATTTATGATATTAGGACAAGTTGATTATTTTTATGGACTAATAATGGCAGTCAGTATGATCTTAGGTTCATATGTGGGTGCACAATTCGCCATAAGTAAAGGTGTGGGTTATGTTAAATTGTTATTTATAACAGTCACTGCACTATTGATACTTAAAAATGCATTTGACTACTTATTACCTTTTTTTACAAATTAA
- the tpx gene encoding thiol peroxidase, protein MTEITFKNNPVTLSGQQVNEGDVAPNFTVLDNDLNQKSLDDYANKKKLISVVPSIDTGVCDQQTRKFNEEASQEDGVVLTISVDLPFAQKRWCASNGLDNVVTLSDHRDLSFGENFGVVMEGMRLLARSVFVLDQDNKVVYKEIVSEGTNFPDFEKALEAYKNL, encoded by the coding sequence ATGACTGAAATTACATTTAAAAATAACCCAGTAACATTATCAGGACAACAAGTGAATGAGGGAGATGTTGCACCTAATTTCACAGTATTAGATAACGATTTAAATCAAAAATCTTTAGATGACTATGCTAATAAGAAAAAATTGATCAGTGTAGTACCATCTATTGATACTGGTGTATGTGATCAACAAACACGTAAGTTTAATGAAGAAGCATCACAAGAAGATGGTGTTGTATTAACAATTTCAGTTGACCTACCATTTGCACAAAAAAGATGGTGTGCATCTAATGGTTTAGATAATGTGGTAACATTAAGTGACCATAGAGATTTATCATTCGGTGAAAACTTTGGTGTGGTGATGGAAGGCATGCGATTATTAGCTCGTTCAGTATTCGTACTAGATCAAGACAACAAAGTGGTATATAAAGAAATTGTAAGTGAAGGTACAAACTTCCCAGATTTCGAAAAAGCCTTAGAAGCATACAAAAATTTATAA